AGTAACGTGAGTGACAGCGTTGGCATTGGCATGATCTGGAGGGTTTAAGTACAAAATTAACAATGGATCCCAAAGTGATATTTCTTTGGAAGGTGTGTATTTTGAAATGGAAGAAGAacgagagaaagaaagaagaagaagattgtttGGTCAGGAGAAATGTGGGGACACAAGAgagggaaagagagagaaggaaatGAGAGTTTGGGCAGGGGCAATATTGGATTATAGATTTGTCAATAGTGTCATCGGGTAATTTGCAAATTATGGTCGAAAGGGTGTATATACACCCTAATTTCtctaaattaaacttcaaattcaaaataaatcaaaaataaaagatcattgtaataaattgtcaataacAGAAATAACCTAACACCAAATCgcatcaactaattttggttctctctaccatcgttcatttcattttcttctgGTGGCATAatgaaatcttcatcaaaatctaaaaatcaaaaatataaaactgaaaagggaAAACCTAACTTTTTTTCGTCAGCACCGGACTTCTTAATTggaaacttagaatataaaacataatctaaaaactaaaaaaaaagttatttattggttcaaccggtggttcaaccggtatcgggTTCTGGTTTTTAGTGGGTTTTGGCAGGTTTTTGCGGGTtctaaatattgagtttttcacaaaactcaaaccggattttttctgggtcatcggatttaccggttcaaccacggatccgggtcgggtttcaaaacactggttAGGGGGGTTATTGGGAGATTAATTTTTGTagagtttgtgaattttaagaATCCATTGCTATTGGTTCttgaatttcaaaaatcttagtaGAATCTATGAttattggtttaagaatttttaaaatctatttaaatatcttgttattcaaaaaaattagttattatTGATTCTATAATTCTAACTAAATATAGTGTTATTGGGAGATGATttctattcatttttactcataagattcaactttcaaaatatcatatgtattCATGTGATTTTGAAAATCCTTGTGATAAAAatactagaaaacaaaataattattcttaccaaatatctattgcaccttaaatccaaattatatgttcaaaactataattcattacatttatatacttctacatttttgaatatataattattttttaaaatattatattttttaatataaataataataataattacatttacaaatcttaataattttaaagtatttttttaaatagtttcaaaaaatattttcgaatttcaaaaagaaaatttgaaaaaagattttttttaaaaatagatatattataaaaaatcataaaagtgttcgactttgaaaaaaaaatattaaaaaaactttttattttttattacttataCATCTATTTTGTAAGGGGTAAAatagtgttttatatttttaatgaaacttctttcggtcattttctttttaatgctttttgtgacaaaatcttataaaatggctatttaagaaaattgttcCATTTTGTATGTATCagtataattttctttttaatttgaaagcaaaaaaataaataatcatgctatatgatttagaaaacaaatatattatatatttattttacaaaaattgaTAGAAAAGAGGTAataaaaattcatgaaaatctatatcaatctaaaaaagttatgatcaaatttcataagtcaatgtatataaattttcacaatccacataatttttttaaatctatcaaCTCTCGAAATTTCCAAACTCTACACAAATTCAACTTCCAATAACCTTAATATAAATATcaagttgtattttaaaatcgtttttcaaaataatgtttCTTAAGcgaaaattattaaatattaaaattattgacatcatcagtaaaaaaaaagcaagCAGTTTGTAGTGATAATCCATATTTAGCTTTTGGGGGGTTAAATTAAGCACCAATGATTTATATACAGTACATCAAGAAAGAAAGTAAAAGTATCAAATGATGGAAAAGGAGGAAAGTCGAGAGAAGAAAGCTGGCACTAGTACGCAACCAAAATAGATgtataagtaataaaaaaaaaaaagaaggcaaAGTATAAACggcttttctttttgtttcgtTTGTCTTTTGTATTTTATACTCAGTACGATATTTACAGCCATTCAATACGATATCTCTAATATATTTGtagtttattattcttttttgaTCAGTACGATATTTTTCGATATCTCTAATATATTTGtagtttattattcttttttgaTCAGTACGATATTTTTCGATATCTCTATTATATTTGTagtttattattcattaataaggaactattatatatttagatggtgAAGCATATACATAGATATAGCTTTGTTTAAAACCAATGAAATGTAGATCCTGGTTAAAACTTCTACCAGTTATAGCTAAAGAATAAGTAATATCATCTTGTCATCTTGGTATGTAGGAATCTTGAAGTTGCGAAATCATTGTTGAAGTGCATTTATCTCTTTTAGTTCGGTTGATAAGGCTAGCCAAGCTTTAGGATCTCCAGTCATGGCTATTTAAATCCTTGCGTCCATTCTAAAATGTAAACATGTAGAATGAGAAAACATGTTTTGCATATCCCAATCCAATGCTTCAAGCTCAGAGTACAATGTAAACATGTTTCTTCTTTGATTTCCTGTACCCATTAATTGGATCTGTCATGTTTTATCTTTTCAAATTCATCTACATCCGCCAAATTGTGCTATAGAAATCCAAGCCATTCACCGGACATACATTTTCAAACCAATGGACATATCCATGTAATTCAACAAATTCGTTGTATTCGACTAGAATATTTCAAGTTCAAGTTGTATTTATTGaaccagcatatgcaagtttaGTAGTTCGCACTAGTAACGTCATCGTATTATTTTTTGAggcttaattttttatttatattacatGTACGTAgtaataaaacaacaaaatatattttattggcAAGTGATATTATTTGTGATTCAGCTTGAAAtgaaagtaaaataaaagaggGAAGCGTAGGTAGGTTTGATTAGTTCACGAAAAGAGCGGCTTAGGGCATCCGCATTGGTGAACCCCTCTTGGGGTTCATaaggtttttttattattttttgagtgGAACCTTAAATAGTTATGAACCTCTATCGATTGTGTTCCTGCATTGATAAACCTGCAGAAGGGGTtcatagaaataaaataattttttttttaaatataataagttttaaaatattgaataCATTAAGAATTGATTACAATAaccaatatattaataaaagaaatttattcAATACATTGAGAATTCATGAACATACAACGATCAATCATCTACATTACCAAACATTTGCCAGATATTTTCGATGAGATCAACTTTCAAACGATTATGTTTATCGGAATTTCGAACTTCAGTGCGAATGCCAAGGAAATTAAGGACATTCAAACTTTCTCTTCTTCGCACCTGGGAACTTCTGCTTGACTCTCCCGACTCGAACTCTGATGTATCAATTTGATTGTATCCGTCTCTTTCGTTCtcgactatcatattgtgcaatataACACAACATCTCATAATCCTTCCTATTTTTTCCTTGTCCCATTGTAAAGCTGGGTTTTTAACTATTGCAAATCTcgattgcaatactccaaaagcacgttcgacatcttttctaGTGGCTTCTTGGCGTTCAGCAAACCGCActgctttaggaccttgaggaagtgggatggattggataaatgtaGCCCAATGCGGATAAATTCCGTCAGTAAGGTAGTATGCCATATGATAggtgtggttgttgaccttgaaattaactttaggtgctcgaccttgtaaaatgtcatcaaaaactggagaccgatcaagaacattgatatcgttgagAGTACCTGGTAAACCAAAaaatgcgtgccatatccaaagatcctGTGATGCCACagcttctaagacaattgtcggctttcctgaaCCACGTGTAAACTGCCCTCTCCAAGCcgttgggcagtttttccactcccaatgcatacaatcgatgctgccTACCATCCCTGGAAACCTCCGTGCCTCTCCAACATCGAGTAATCGTTGAAGATCCGCCGGTGTAGGTCTTCTTAAATACTCAGCTCCAAACAATTGTATAATCCCATTAGTGAAATTATCCAAACATAAACGTGAAGTACTTTCACctagtcggagatattcgtcatacATATCTCCCGATTGTCCGTATGCCAGCATACGTATTgctgccgtacacttttgaagtgcagaTAGCCCCAACCTCTCATGAGCAtttcttctttgctgaaagtATGGCAGTTCAGTACTTAGGCTTTGGACTATGCGAAGGAACAAAgttttgttcattcgaaaacggCGCCTAAACATTTCCGGCTGGTATGTTGGATTATCCGCGAAATAATCCTTCCATAGTTGTTTGTGTCCTAGTTCCCGCTCTCTTTCGATATAACTTCGTCGCTTCGGCTTGTTGGTTTGAGCATTAACCATTGAGTCGATGTAATTATCGACTACTTCGTCGACAATTTCATCTAAAGCTTCATCTACTTCAtcacttgatgaggaagacatcCTTtgtacatattaaaaaaaaaaaattattatcatattaattaaacaaaatgttgtttgtttcatttatttctttaaattgtattttatatacatataaaaaaaagcaACGGTTCATATATGTTTCAAACAAAATCGGtgtttcatataaaaaaaaagcaacgGTTCATTAGAATATACATAATACTTGTAAGAAAAGCAACGGTTCGTTTAAAAAGCAAcggttcatttttaaaaaaaagcaaCGGTTCATATATGTGATTATATCTTTTGTTTCATACAAACCTTAATTAAAATGTTGCTTACATACCTAaatacaaggagagagagagagttggtgTAGAGGAGGATGAGGAAAGCAGTGGGTCGATACACAAATACTTTGTGTTTCACAAAGACAAGTGAGAAAGAAATAGAAGTTGCATTGaagattttataaatgataGCCAAAGAGAAGTgacaaacataatatatatagggAGACAATGTTTACACCCGTGAATGAAGTTATCAGGGGTACATACACCCGTGAT
The Brassica napus cultivar Da-Ae chromosome A1, Da-Ae, whole genome shotgun sequence DNA segment above includes these coding regions:
- the LOC111200511 gene encoding putative nuclease HARBI1 isoform X1, with the translated sequence MSSSSSDEVDEALDEIVDEVVDNYIDSMVNAQTNKPKRRSYIERERELGHKQLWKDYFADNPTYQPEMFRRRFRMNKTLFLRIVQSLSTELPYFQQRRNAHERLGLSALQKCTAAIRMLAYGQSGDMYDEYLRLGESTSRLCLDNFTNGIIQLFGAEYLRRPTPADLQRLLDVGEARRFPGMVGSIDCMHWEWKNCPTAWRGQFTRGSGKPTIVLEAVASQDLWIWHAFFGLPGTLNDINVLDRSPVFDDILQGRAPKVNFKVNNHTYHMAYYLTDGIYPHWATFIQSIPLPQGPKAVRFAERQEATRKDVERAFGVLQSRFAIVKNPALQWDKEKIGRIMRCCVILHNMIVENERDGYNQIDTSEFESGESSRSSQVRRRESLNVLNFLGIRTEVRNSDKHNRLKVDLIENIWQMFGNVDD